A window of the Dioscorea cayenensis subsp. rotundata cultivar TDr96_F1 chromosome 14, TDr96_F1_v2_PseudoChromosome.rev07_lg8_w22 25.fasta, whole genome shotgun sequence genome harbors these coding sequences:
- the LOC120275115 gene encoding uncharacterized protein LOC120275115, giving the protein MSGMGWDNNLKMIVMGEAEYRDYVQIHPQDEPYLNKTIEDHDLLEAICGNDQATGRYAVQFGNTIGTQMDYNTEPEAVPPTEQYNEFSFGETSAHGNTSPLIHNPGNNSDPTSATSP; this is encoded by the exons ATGAGTGGCATGGGTTGGGATAACAACCTTAAAATGATTGTAATGGGCGAGGCAGAGTACAGAGACTATGTTCAG ATTCACCCTCAAGATGAGCCATACTTGAACAAAACAATTGAAGATCATGATCTTTTGGAGGCCATATGTGGTAATGACCAAGCCACAGGTCGTTATGCTGTTCAATTTGGAAATACTATTGGCACACAGATGGACTACAACACCGAGCCAGAAGCAGTTCCCCCTACTGAACAATACAATGAATTTTCTTTTGGGGAGACAAGTGCACATGGTAATACTTCGCCATTGATCCATAATCCTGGCAATAACTCTGATCCCACATCAGCAACAAGCCcataa